Proteins from one Methanomassiliicoccales archaeon genomic window:
- a CDS encoding 2-amino-3,7-dideoxy-D-threo-hept-6-ulosonate synthase — translation MLDVDTEKGDIVLGKSVRMERIMDRSTGRAVIVPLDHGISMGPMEGLLDMKSTIDKVSQGGATAIVLHKGIPPYSHRSFGRDIGLIVHLSASTNLSPNPNKKVLVTTVEETLKMGADACSIHVNLGNDWDDQMLSDFGQVSRSCTEWGVPLLCMIYPRGKDAADAYDIDKLKLCARAAAEMGADIVKTNYTGDIDSFRELVRGALAPVVIAGGPKIDSDEKLLQMVRDSVDAGGKGVSIGRNIFQHRNVTGITKAISAIVIEDLEVEEAIKLLK, via the coding sequence ATGCTAGATGTTGACACGGAAAAGGGTGATATTGTGCTTGGCAAGAGCGTAAGGATGGAGCGCATCATGGACCGGTCGACTGGCCGCGCCGTAATCGTCCCGTTGGACCACGGCATATCGATGGGACCCATGGAAGGACTGCTGGACATGAAGTCCACGATAGATAAGGTGTCTCAGGGAGGAGCGACAGCCATTGTGCTGCACAAGGGCATTCCCCCGTATAGCCACCGGTCCTTTGGGCGAGACATCGGGCTCATCGTTCACTTGTCGGCGAGCACGAACCTCAGTCCCAACCCGAACAAGAAAGTGCTCGTCACGACCGTCGAGGAGACGCTTAAGATGGGTGCGGACGCGTGCTCGATCCATGTAAACCTGGGCAATGACTGGGATGACCAGATGCTGTCCGATTTCGGCCAAGTGAGCCGCAGCTGCACCGAGTGGGGCGTCCCGTTGCTCTGCATGATCTACCCCAGGGGCAAGGATGCCGCCGACGCATACGACATCGATAAGCTCAAGCTCTGCGCGCGCGCCGCAGCAGAAATGGGAGCCGACATCGTCAAGACCAATTACACCGGGGACATCGATTCCTTCCGCGAGCTGGTAAGGGGTGCACTGGCACCGGTCGTCATAGCAGGCGGCCCCAAGATCGACTCCGACGAGAAGTTGCTCCAGATGGTGCGCGATTCGGTGGACGCGGGGGGCAAGGGCGTCTCGATAGGAAGGAACATCTTCCAGCACCGCAACGTTACCGGGATCACCAAGGCGATCTCCGCCATCGTCATCGAGGATCTGGAAGTAGAGGAAGCCATCAAGCTGTTGAAGTGA
- a CDS encoding regulator of amino acid metabolism, contains ACT domain protein produces the protein MWKQIANYFGRYPSQAKVAKLLLENGMRVSGGRIYSGDVEVADVALGRAAGVDRRIVRSAIETIESSPELAKVFAALRPTLLLRDVAPVMGWSAIEIIPSNANATGIVADVTTVISNAGISIRQVLVGDPDLSVEPKLYVITQSPVPAELIPSLKACRGVRSIVIY, from the coding sequence ATGTGGAAGCAGATCGCGAACTACTTCGGCCGTTATCCTTCTCAGGCCAAGGTGGCAAAACTGCTCTTGGAGAACGGTATGAGGGTGAGCGGGGGTCGTATCTACAGCGGCGATGTGGAGGTGGCGGACGTTGCACTGGGCCGGGCCGCCGGGGTCGATCGAAGGATCGTCCGCTCCGCCATCGAAACGATAGAGTCCAGCCCGGAACTGGCGAAGGTGTTCGCGGCATTGAGGCCGACACTGCTCCTCAGGGACGTGGCGCCGGTCATGGGGTGGTCTGCCATCGAGATCATCCCCAGCAATGCCAACGCCACCGGCATCGTCGCCGACGTCACCACGGTCATCTCCAACGCCGGCATCAGCATCAGGCAGGTATTGGTGGGTGATCCGGACCTCAGTGTCGAACCTAAGCTGTACGTCATCACGCAGAGCCCGGTCCCCGCCGAACTGATCCCCAGTCTCAAGGCCTGCCGGGGTGTCAGGTCCATCGTGATCTATTGA
- a CDS encoding DMT family transporter has product MANSKKDSPAPYIGVAVAVLSVSFASIFIRWSDAPPVVIAAYRMLFASLMLLPFAVVHREAQFKLMDRKTISWLLVIGLILAMHFATWITSLGMTSVASSTILVTAHPLLVGAVSILLFKESGKWTAIGVTVGFSGVVFISLFSLQDGSWDGNLLALIGGVFAGVYILAGRVLRRRVNLIAYAFIIYLSAAAFLFLACLVLSQPIWPYPVEEFVLFLLLAGVSTILGHTVYNWSLKYVTAPLVSASLLGEPILASVLAVFILAELPSPYIFIGGGLILIGVLFVLYDERSNKGRAREGKEPLG; this is encoded by the coding sequence ATGGCCAACTCTAAAAAGGATTCGCCTGCCCCGTACATCGGTGTTGCGGTCGCTGTGCTCAGTGTATCCTTCGCCTCGATATTCATTCGCTGGAGCGATGCCCCTCCGGTAGTGATCGCGGCATACCGGATGCTTTTCGCGTCCTTGATGCTGCTCCCTTTCGCCGTGGTCCATAGGGAGGCGCAGTTCAAGCTAATGGACAGGAAGACGATATCGTGGCTCTTGGTGATCGGGCTGATCCTGGCGATGCACTTCGCTACCTGGATCACATCCTTGGGAATGACGTCGGTGGCGAGCTCCACTATCCTGGTGACAGCTCATCCGCTTCTTGTCGGGGCAGTGTCCATCCTCCTGTTCAAGGAGTCGGGAAAATGGACCGCGATCGGAGTGACCGTGGGATTTTCCGGGGTGGTATTCATCTCTTTATTTTCGCTGCAGGACGGATCATGGGACGGTAATCTTCTGGCACTGATCGGCGGTGTGTTCGCCGGCGTTTATATCCTGGCCGGTCGGGTCCTGCGCAGGAGGGTGAACCTGATCGCCTACGCTTTCATCATTTATCTTTCTGCAGCGGCCTTCCTTTTCTTGGCCTGCCTGGTCCTTTCCCAACCTATCTGGCCCTACCCTGTGGAGGAGTTCGTCCTGTTCCTTCTGCTGGCCGGGGTGTCGACGATCCTGGGTCATACGGTCTATAATTGGTCGCTGAAGTATGTCACCGCCCCGCTGGTCAGCGCCTCGCTGCTCGGCGAACCGATCCTCGCTTCGGTCCTGGCGGTCTTCATACTGGCCGAACTGCCCTCACCTTATATCTTCATCGGAGGGGGGCTTATCCTTATCGGCGTCCTGTTCGTTCTCTACGATGAGCGCTCAAACAAAGGGAGAGCCAGAGAAGGCAAGGAACCGCTTGGATAG